Proteins co-encoded in one Sulfuricystis thermophila genomic window:
- a CDS encoding DUF2798 domain-containing protein, with the protein MAGWFEEATMAPQKKFHLAFSLIMGLLMISLMTFVITAVNVGFGPDFLVRWGKAFLVAYVVGVPVIFFMAPVARKMTGKLLGMPT; encoded by the coding sequence ATGGCTGGCTGGTTTGAGGAGGCGACGATGGCACCGCAGAAGAAATTCCACCTCGCCTTTTCGCTGATCATGGGCCTGCTGATGATCTCGCTGATGACTTTTGTCATCACCGCCGTCAATGTCGGTTTCGGCCCGGATTTCCTCGTTCGCTGGGGCAAGGCGTTCCTCGTCGCCTACGTCGTCGGCGTGCCGGTGATCTTCTTCATGGCCCCGGTGGCGCGTAAGATGACTGGCAAGCTGCTCGGCATGCCGACTTGA
- a CDS encoding ABC transporter permease — protein sequence MFDVLAIASRNLLRYRRRTSLTLLLIVIGMLAVLLFVAVAGSFKAMMIGQITDSLLGHVQVHRKGYVAAIDSLPLNLNMRPNMLAKLDEALKAEPAIAAWSPRIKFGGMFSNFTETTSIRVNGIDPKREAATVPLLPGRIAEGDKSGPLVARGQIVIPQLLARGLKVKVGDTVVVVATNKDGSVNGKTFVVRGIMEAVTGPGGRDSYVHIEDARELLRMNEAEVSEIVVRLKDFSQLDRVGARLKAAVEGLTNKEGKPMLEVHDWTQLSPFANIARMIDLMTLFIKIMLVSIVLVAVMNVMIMAVFERIREIGTIAAIGTPPSRILSLFLAEGLMLGIVGTVAGIAVSLAAIAGINVWKPTFNFGQQQGLVMAPSIAAGDVLTIASLVILVAVIASLQPAWKASRMDPITALRHV from the coding sequence ATGTTTGATGTGCTCGCCATCGCCAGCCGCAACCTGCTGCGCTACCGCCGCCGCACCTCGCTCACCCTGCTGCTGATCGTCATCGGCATGCTGGCGGTGCTGCTGTTCGTGGCCGTCGCCGGCTCTTTCAAGGCGATGATGATCGGCCAGATCACCGACTCGCTGCTTGGTCACGTGCAGGTGCATCGCAAAGGCTATGTCGCTGCGATCGACAGCCTGCCGCTCAATCTCAACATGCGCCCCAACATGCTCGCCAAGCTCGACGAGGCGCTGAAAGCCGAGCCGGCCATCGCCGCGTGGTCGCCGCGCATCAAGTTTGGCGGCATGTTCAGCAACTTCACCGAGACGACCAGCATTCGCGTCAATGGCATCGACCCCAAGCGCGAAGCGGCCACCGTGCCGCTCCTGCCCGGCCGCATCGCCGAGGGCGACAAGAGCGGCCCGCTGGTGGCGCGCGGCCAGATCGTGATTCCGCAACTGCTGGCGCGCGGTCTCAAGGTCAAGGTCGGCGATACCGTGGTGGTGGTGGCGACCAACAAGGATGGTTCGGTGAATGGCAAGACCTTCGTCGTGCGCGGCATCATGGAGGCGGTCACCGGCCCCGGTGGCCGCGATTCCTATGTCCATATCGAGGATGCGCGCGAGCTCTTGCGCATGAACGAGGCAGAGGTCAGCGAAATCGTCGTGCGGCTCAAGGACTTTTCCCAGCTCGACCGCGTCGGCGCGCGCCTCAAGGCGGCCGTCGAAGGGCTGACCAACAAGGAAGGCAAGCCGATGCTGGAGGTGCACGACTGGACGCAGCTCTCGCCCTTCGCCAACATCGCCCGGATGATCGACCTGATGACGCTGTTCATCAAGATCATGCTGGTCTCCATCGTACTGGTCGCGGTGATGAACGTGATGATCATGGCGGTGTTCGAACGCATCCGCGAAATCGGCACCATCGCCGCCATCGGCACGCCGCCGTCGCGCATCCTCTCGCTGTTCCTCGCCGAAGGCCTGATGCTGGGCATTGTCGGCACGGTAGCGGGCATTGCCGTGAGCCTGGCCGCCATCGCCGGCATCAATGTCTGGAAACCCACCTTCAATTTCGGCCAGCAACAGGGGCTGGTGATGGCACCCTCCATCGCCGCCGGCGACGTGCTCACGATCGCCAGCCTGGTGATCCTGGTCGCGGTCATCGCCAGCCTGCAACCGGCGTGGAAGGCTTCGCGCATGGACCCGATCACCGCCCTGCGTCACGTTTGA
- a CDS encoding Crp/Fnr family transcriptional regulator, which produces MRRAVPPAPTFMTCAELPDYIPEALRQAVRPLSLRRKQILYRQGETATAIYFVRSGELEAARFSPKGDALVMLRASAGEFFAELALNVECYGCSAYAKVDSELFVLPKPKVLESLRGDMAFAMAFLQAQMRNARRQCSRYERVRLRRAEDRVMHFLVTEAGPDGWIRLPGPLADWAAELGLTPESLYRALARLRAEGRIEGEGSMLRSCQTK; this is translated from the coding sequence TTGAGGCGTGCCGTTCCGCCAGCGCCGACTTTCATGACTTGCGCCGAACTACCCGATTACATTCCCGAGGCACTGCGTCAGGCAGTGCGTCCTCTTTCGCTCAGACGCAAGCAAATCCTCTACCGGCAAGGCGAAACAGCGACGGCAATCTATTTCGTGCGCAGCGGCGAGCTCGAGGCCGCGCGCTTTTCTCCCAAGGGAGATGCGCTGGTGATGCTGCGTGCGAGTGCCGGGGAATTCTTCGCCGAACTGGCGCTGAACGTAGAATGCTATGGCTGCTCGGCCTACGCCAAGGTGGATAGCGAACTCTTTGTTTTGCCCAAGCCCAAGGTGCTGGAGTCCCTCCGCGGCGACATGGCGTTCGCCATGGCGTTCCTGCAGGCGCAGATGCGCAATGCGCGGCGGCAGTGCTCGCGTTACGAGCGTGTGCGCCTGCGGCGTGCCGAGGATCGCGTGATGCATTTTCTCGTCACTGAGGCCGGTCCCGATGGCTGGATCCGGCTGCCCGGGCCGCTTGCCGACTGGGCGGCGGAATTGGGCCTCACGCCGGAAAGCCTCTACCGGGCACTGGCTCGCTTACGCGCCGAAGGACGCATCGAAGGCGAGGGCAGCATGCTACGTAGTTGCCAGACGAAATAG
- a CDS encoding thiol:disulfide interchange protein DsbA/DsbL: MSVTRREFHRVLLAGSLIGTGLTDISNVLAAPAMKEGIDWSPVNPPQPSDTPGKIEVLEFFSYGCPHCREMHPHVMNWAARLPGDVAFRRVPVSFGRAAWANLVKLYYTLEAEGQLDRLDQAVFDAIHVRRVNLFTDKAIFDWIGAQGVDREKFRATFASFSIGSKLARAEALTANYKVDAVPRMVVGGRYNVLGHNAKTYDDIFVIASTLIDKVRHG; this comes from the coding sequence ATGAGCGTGACACGACGCGAATTCCATCGCGTGCTGCTCGCCGGCAGCCTGATCGGCACGGGGCTGACTGACATATCCAATGTGCTGGCGGCGCCGGCGATGAAAGAAGGTATCGATTGGTCGCCGGTCAATCCGCCGCAACCAAGCGATACGCCCGGGAAGATTGAGGTGCTGGAATTCTTTTCCTACGGCTGCCCACACTGTCGCGAGATGCATCCGCATGTGATGAATTGGGCAGCGCGTCTGCCCGGGGATGTCGCCTTTCGCCGGGTGCCGGTCAGCTTCGGCCGCGCCGCCTGGGCGAATCTGGTCAAACTCTATTACACGCTGGAGGCCGAGGGGCAGCTTGATCGCCTCGATCAGGCCGTCTTCGATGCCATTCATGTACGCCGCGTCAATCTGTTTACCGACAAGGCGATTTTCGACTGGATCGGCGCGCAAGGCGTCGACAGGGAAAAGTTTCGCGCCACCTTTGCTTCCTTCAGCATCGGATCGAAGCTCGCACGCGCCGAGGCGCTCACCGCTAACTACAAGGTCGATGCCGTGCCGCGCATGGTGGTCGGTGGCCGCTACAACGTGCTCGGCCACAATGCGAAGACTTACGACGACATCTTCGTCATCGCCAGCACCCTCATCGACAAGGTGCGACACGGCTAA
- a CDS encoding ABC transporter ATP-binding protein: MSLLSAQHVTKTYRVGDIDVPAIKGVDFAIEPAAFVAFVGPSGSGKSTLLNMIGCLDRPTSGILKVLDTDIATLDRRAAARFRGEHIGFVFQDFNLIPVLTVFENVEYPLRMVQKWPKEKRREQVLRMLDAVGMRDQADKRPDQISGGQKQRVAVARALVSNPKLVLADEPTANLDHDTAYRIIELMKSMRDEFRTTFVFSTHDPKIMGEAEVTFTLEDGRLKNGGDHV; this comes from the coding sequence ATGAGCTTGCTGTCCGCGCAACACGTCACCAAAACCTACCGCGTCGGCGACATCGACGTGCCGGCGATCAAGGGTGTCGATTTCGCCATCGAACCTGCCGCTTTCGTCGCCTTCGTCGGCCCTTCGGGCAGCGGCAAGAGCACGCTGCTCAACATGATCGGCTGTCTCGACCGCCCGACCAGCGGCATCTTGAAAGTGCTCGATACCGACATCGCCACGCTGGATCGCCGCGCGGCGGCAAGATTTCGCGGCGAGCACATCGGTTTCGTGTTTCAGGATTTCAACCTGATTCCCGTCCTGACCGTGTTCGAGAACGTCGAGTATCCCTTGCGCATGGTGCAGAAATGGCCGAAGGAGAAGCGCCGGGAGCAGGTGCTGCGCATGCTAGACGCCGTCGGCATGCGGGATCAGGCCGACAAGCGGCCCGACCAGATCTCTGGCGGCCAGAAGCAGCGCGTCGCCGTGGCGCGCGCGCTGGTCAGCAACCCAAAACTGGTGCTCGCCGACGAGCCAACCGCCAACCTCGACCATGACACCGCCTACCGCATCATCGAACTGATGAAATCGATGCGCGACGAATTCAGAACCACCTTCGTCTTCTCCACGCACGACCCGAAGATCATGGGCGAGGCCGAGGTCACTTTTACGCTCGAAGACGGCCGCCTGAAGAACGGAGGCGATCATGTTTGA
- a CDS encoding disulfide bond formation protein B, with product MKRFTWFALAVGTALTAGASLVLTAWLDLHPCHLCIFQRLLFMLLAVLAGVAWLSRSRAATLGAGGLFVATALGGMTVAAYQSWLQWQPAGTVTCAGSQPSMLERFVEWLGQLQPELFLATGFCEDKELTLLGLSLANLAFMIYLACAMLAIKFLVSHSRESYQ from the coding sequence ATGAAGCGTTTCACCTGGTTCGCGCTGGCGGTGGGAACAGCACTGACCGCTGGCGCCAGCCTTGTATTGACGGCTTGGCTGGATTTGCATCCCTGTCATCTGTGCATCTTCCAACGCCTGCTATTCATGCTGCTGGCGGTCCTCGCCGGGGTGGCGTGGCTGTCGCGATCCCGTGCCGCAACGCTGGGGGCCGGTGGCCTGTTCGTCGCCACCGCCCTGGGCGGCATGACCGTGGCCGCCTACCAGAGCTGGCTGCAATGGCAGCCAGCCGGCACCGTCACCTGCGCCGGCAGCCAGCCCAGCATGCTCGAACGCTTCGTCGAATGGCTGGGGCAACTACAGCCCGAGCTGTTTCTGGCCACCGGATTCTGTGAAGACAAGGAACTGACCCTGCTGGGCCTGAGCCTCGCCAATCTTGCTTTCATGATCTACCTAGCGTGCGCCATGCTGGCGATCAAGTTTCTCGTTTCACATTCACGGGAGTCATACCAATGA
- a CDS encoding thioredoxin family protein has translation MKNIKVLGTGCANCKTTLKLIEEVAAAKGVAVQLEKVEELKDIMSYGVMSTPGVVIDGTVVHAGGIPSREKIDGWLV, from the coding sequence ATGAAAAACATCAAGGTGCTCGGCACCGGCTGTGCCAACTGCAAGACCACGCTGAAACTGATCGAGGAGGTGGCGGCCGCCAAGGGTGTGGCCGTTCAACTCGAAAAGGTCGAGGAGCTCAAGGACATCATGAGCTACGGGGTGATGAGCACGCCGGGGGTCGTCATCGACGGCACGGTGGTGCACGCCGGCGGCATCCCGAGCCGCGAGAAGATCGATGGCTGGCTGGTTTGA
- a CDS encoding acetyl-CoA C-acetyltransferase, protein MANREVVLCNPVRTPIGTYGGTLKNTPATELGAVVIREVLKRSGLAPEKVQTLVMGQVIQAGSKMNPARQAGIGGGLPVEVPALTVNRVCGSGAQAIASAAMEIMAGYIDCAIAGGMENMDMAPYLLPQGRWGARMGDITMFDSMLMDGLNDAFSGQHSGWHTEDLVAKYGISRADQDAWALRSQQNFAAAQAAGKFAAEIVPVEVKGRKGPELFAKDEHNRPDTTAESLAKLRPAFRKDGTITAGNAPGLNTGAAAMIVCERGFAEANGLQPVARLASYGVAAVEPGFFGIGPVPAVRQALARAGWQVGDVDRMEVNEAFAAIAIACTRELGFAQDVVNVEGGAIAHGHPIGASGAVLTTRLIHSMHRDGLKRGIVTLCIGGGQGIALALETI, encoded by the coding sequence ATGGCAAACCGCGAAGTCGTCCTGTGTAACCCCGTCCGTACCCCCATCGGCACCTACGGCGGCACTTTGAAGAACACCCCGGCGACGGAACTCGGCGCCGTCGTCATTCGTGAAGTCCTAAAGCGCTCCGGCCTTGCGCCGGAAAAAGTGCAGACCTTGGTCATGGGCCAGGTCATTCAGGCGGGCAGCAAGATGAATCCGGCGCGCCAGGCCGGCATCGGCGGCGGCTTGCCGGTCGAAGTGCCGGCGCTGACCGTCAATCGCGTTTGCGGCTCCGGCGCGCAGGCCATCGCCTCGGCGGCCATGGAGATCATGGCTGGCTACATCGATTGCGCCATCGCCGGCGGCATGGAGAACATGGACATGGCGCCCTACCTCTTGCCGCAGGGCCGCTGGGGCGCGCGCATGGGCGACATCACCATGTTCGATAGCATGTTGATGGACGGCTTGAACGATGCCTTTTCTGGCCAGCACTCCGGCTGGCATACCGAGGATCTGGTCGCCAAATACGGCATCAGCCGCGCCGACCAGGATGCGTGGGCCTTGCGCTCGCAACAGAACTTCGCCGCGGCGCAGGCGGCCGGCAAGTTCGCGGCCGAGATCGTGCCAGTCGAGGTCAAGGGCCGCAAGGGGCCGGAACTCTTTGCCAAGGACGAGCACAACCGCCCTGACACCACGGCCGAATCCCTGGCCAAACTGCGTCCCGCCTTCCGCAAGGATGGCACCATCACGGCAGGCAACGCGCCGGGGCTCAACACCGGCGCGGCGGCGATGATCGTCTGCGAGCGTGGCTTTGCCGAGGCGAATGGCTTGCAGCCGGTGGCAAGGCTGGCGTCCTATGGCGTGGCGGCGGTCGAGCCCGGCTTCTTCGGCATCGGCCCGGTGCCCGCCGTGCGACAGGCCCTGGCGCGCGCCGGCTGGCAGGTCGGCGACGTCGATCGCATGGAGGTCAACGAAGCCTTCGCCGCCATCGCCATCGCCTGTACGCGCGAACTGGGCTTTGCGCAGGACGTGGTGAATGTCGAGGGCGGCGCCATCGCCCACGGCCACCCGATCGGCGCCTCCGGTGCGGTGTTGACCACGAGGCTGATCCATTCGATGCACCGCGACGGGCTGAAGCGCGGTATCGTTACGCTGTGCATCGGTGGCGGCCAGGGCATCGCGCTGGCATTGGAAACGATCTGA
- a CDS encoding outer membrane lipoprotein-sorting protein has protein sequence MMKKLLVALFFLCAGSAYALDGQEILKQVDRNLEPESSESLRKLINVEPDGRKKEFVLYSVRKGRDQVVGLFLAPESDKGRATLRQGDNMWLYIPEVGKPMRITSMQSVTGGVFNNADILRIDYTAEYNVEALAEDGDRHLLTLKAKTGEVAYDKLKMWVDKKALLPVAIECYAASGMLIKTLHFKDIKDFGGGLRRPATVETDSPLYKGYKSVMIYGQIKKREFPDEVFTLNYLSRVGELRK, from the coding sequence ATGATGAAGAAGCTGCTCGTTGCGCTGTTTTTCCTGTGTGCCGGTTCGGCCTATGCCCTCGATGGCCAAGAAATTCTCAAACAAGTCGACCGCAACCTCGAACCCGAATCGTCCGAATCCCTGCGCAAGCTCATCAATGTCGAGCCGGACGGCCGGAAAAAAGAGTTCGTGCTCTATTCGGTCCGCAAAGGGCGCGACCAGGTCGTCGGCCTGTTCCTCGCGCCGGAAAGCGACAAAGGCCGCGCCACGCTCCGCCAGGGCGACAACATGTGGCTCTACATTCCCGAGGTCGGCAAGCCGATGCGCATCACCAGCATGCAGTCGGTCACCGGCGGCGTGTTCAACAACGCCGACATCCTGCGCATCGACTACACCGCCGAATACAACGTCGAAGCGCTGGCCGAGGACGGGGATCGGCACCTGCTCACGCTCAAGGCCAAGACAGGTGAAGTCGCCTACGACAAGCTGAAGATGTGGGTGGACAAGAAGGCGTTGCTGCCCGTCGCCATCGAGTGCTACGCGGCCAGCGGCATGCTCATCAAGACGCTGCACTTCAAGGACATCAAGGACTTCGGCGGCGGGCTCAGGCGTCCCGCCACTGTCGAGACCGACAGCCCGCTTTACAAGGGTTACAAGTCGGTGATGATCTACGGCCAGATCAAGAAGCGCGAGTTTCCCGACGAGGTGTTCACCCTCAACTACCTGTCGCGCGTCGGGGAACTGAGAAAGTGA
- a CDS encoding c-type cytochrome, protein MRKQWKTFLVTASLLVGGSVLAADKLIDVGKGEYNAACASCHGLQGKGDGPAADQMKTKVPDITGLAKANNGVFPFDKVYQIIDGRAEIKAHGSREMPIWGAAFRRQTSVYFENYAGDPESGARSRILALTEYVYRLQQK, encoded by the coding sequence ATGAGAAAGCAATGGAAGACATTCCTCGTCACCGCCAGCCTGCTGGTAGGCGGTTCCGTGCTTGCGGCGGACAAGCTCATCGATGTGGGCAAGGGCGAATACAACGCTGCCTGCGCCAGTTGCCATGGTCTGCAAGGCAAAGGCGATGGACCGGCCGCCGACCAGATGAAGACGAAGGTCCCCGATATCACCGGCCTGGCGAAGGCCAACAACGGCGTCTTCCCCTTCGACAAGGTCTATCAGATCATCGACGGCCGTGCCGAGATCAAGGCGCATGGCTCGCGCGAAATGCCGATCTGGGGTGCGGCGTTCCGCCGGCAGACCTCGGTCTATTTCGAAAACTACGCCGGCGATCCCGAATCCGGTGCGCGCAGCCGCATCCTGGCGCTGACCGAATATGTCTATCGCTTGCAGCAGAAATAA
- a CDS encoding twin-arginine translocation signal domain-containing protein: MITRRKFLAATAVALSSLAAGNVLAAPPTVEIIAMPHPPVKMALGELRAWLAAQGNKLRVNEFDSESTEGMQRIQAVGLSGHIPILILIDGQYRFPRKEGGKVALINFPNLPNTPPGARGDWTTADVQAILAERIR, from the coding sequence ATGATCACTCGCCGCAAATTCCTCGCCGCCACTGCCGTTGCCTTGTCGAGTCTTGCTGCTGGCAACGTGCTGGCCGCACCACCTACGGTGGAAATCATCGCCATGCCGCATCCCCCGGTCAAGATGGCGCTGGGCGAGTTGCGCGCATGGCTTGCTGCCCAGGGCAACAAACTGCGGGTCAATGAATTCGACAGTGAAAGTACGGAAGGTATGCAGCGTATACAGGCCGTCGGGCTTTCCGGCCACATCCCGATCCTGATTCTCATCGACGGCCAATACCGTTTTCCACGCAAGGAAGGCGGCAAGGTCGCCTTGATCAATTTCCCCAATCTGCCCAACACGCCGCCCGGTGCGCGCGGCGACTGGACAACTGCTGACGTGCAAGCCATTCTCGCCGAGCGCATCCGGTAG